One stretch of Zhihengliuella flava DNA includes these proteins:
- the smpB gene encoding SsrA-binding protein SmpB, with protein MAKKTSAKDPANHVVATNRKAKHDFALLEQFEAGMVLTGTEVKSLREGKASLVDGFAQFYGDELFIEQIYIPEYLNGSWTNHAARRRRKLLLHRQELTKIQRKLQEAGNTIVPLQLYFKDGRAKVEIAVARGKREFDKRQTLREKQDNREALRAMRERNRYTA; from the coding sequence ATGGCAAAAAAGACCAGTGCCAAGGATCCGGCAAATCACGTTGTGGCGACCAACCGGAAGGCCAAGCACGACTTCGCGTTGCTAGAGCAATTCGAGGCAGGCATGGTCCTCACCGGGACCGAGGTCAAGTCGCTCCGCGAGGGCAAAGCGTCGCTCGTCGACGGATTTGCCCAGTTCTATGGGGACGAGCTCTTCATTGAGCAGATCTACATCCCCGAGTACCTCAACGGATCGTGGACCAACCATGCGGCCCGACGGCGTCGTAAGCTCCTCCTGCATCGTCAGGAATTGACCAAGATCCAACGCAAGCTGCAGGAGGCCGGCAACACCATCGTTCCGCTGCAGTTGTACTTCAAAGATGGCAGGGCCAAGGTCGAAATTGCGGTGGCGCGGGGTAAGCGCGAGTTTGATAAGCGGCAGACGCTGCGGGAAAAGCAGGACAACCGCGAAGCGCTGCGTGCGATGCGCGAGAGAAACCGTTACACGGCGTAG
- a CDS encoding M23 family metallopeptidase, translated as MAEQRSCTLSRAVLSGALAAVLAVGLGAAGATADEIDELKNQIQEQSDQKDQLDGKINGLETDLEFLDKDIQETAAKLQDYQSQLPGARQALAEAEGRVDIAAQEVATLTQRVSDAEQTRDDLTSELEQDQAKIDETRELIGQIATQAYKRGGVDNNLSLMLNAGEKGNLADGLDLAGQALRSQNAVLTELSQKAATERNAQVRLEAVEEEIRSLKAEAEDALDREQAARDEAAAKKQEVDGLIAGAEELSAELEAKRPEIQDQISAFEQEQEQVISDIAARQEQLKQEIAEQERREREEARRKAEEARKAREAAEQARADQAAQEEAERKEQEAERKEEEAREAEDKVSSQDSSVSSWGLQNPAAAGAYITSGFGWRPTPSGTIDYGGAGGYLHAGIDYGFGGACGRPIYAAASGEVWFAGWGGSSGNKVTVSHGVINGNALATNYHHMSGFAVSNGQSVSRGQVIGYVGTTGNSTGCHLHFETILNGQAVNPLGLL; from the coding sequence TTGGCAGAGCAACGTAGCTGCACCCTTTCACGCGCCGTCCTCTCCGGCGCGCTAGCAGCAGTTCTCGCTGTTGGGTTGGGAGCCGCCGGAGCGACGGCGGATGAGATCGACGAGCTCAAGAATCAGATCCAAGAGCAGTCGGACCAAAAAGACCAGCTGGACGGAAAGATCAACGGACTCGAGACCGACTTGGAGTTCCTGGATAAGGACATTCAGGAAACCGCGGCCAAACTGCAGGATTATCAGTCGCAATTGCCCGGGGCCCGTCAAGCTCTCGCAGAGGCTGAAGGGCGCGTCGATATCGCGGCTCAAGAGGTCGCCACGCTGACACAGCGGGTCTCCGATGCCGAGCAGACGCGTGACGACCTCACGAGCGAGCTGGAGCAAGATCAGGCCAAGATCGATGAAACTCGCGAGCTCATCGGCCAGATTGCGACGCAGGCCTACAAGCGCGGGGGCGTTGATAACAACCTGAGCCTGATGCTCAATGCGGGGGAGAAGGGCAACCTCGCCGATGGCCTCGATCTCGCAGGACAGGCCCTGCGCAGTCAGAATGCCGTTCTGACGGAATTGAGCCAAAAGGCCGCGACAGAGCGCAATGCACAGGTCCGACTGGAAGCGGTCGAGGAAGAGATCCGGAGCCTCAAGGCCGAAGCCGAGGACGCGCTGGATCGGGAACAGGCGGCACGTGATGAAGCAGCCGCCAAAAAGCAAGAAGTGGATGGCCTGATTGCCGGAGCCGAGGAGCTCAGTGCTGAGCTCGAGGCCAAACGGCCGGAGATCCAGGACCAGATCAGCGCCTTTGAGCAGGAGCAGGAGCAGGTGATCTCCGACATCGCTGCTCGCCAGGAGCAGCTCAAGCAGGAGATCGCCGAGCAGGAGCGACGTGAGCGCGAGGAGGCGCGTCGAAAGGCCGAGGAAGCGCGCAAGGCTCGTGAGGCCGCCGAGCAGGCGCGGGCGGATCAGGCTGCGCAGGAGGAAGCTGAGCGCAAGGAACAGGAAGCCGAGCGCAAGGAAGAGGAAGCGCGCGAGGCGGAGGACAAGGTTTCCTCGCAAGATAGCTCGGTCAGCAGCTGGGGGCTGCAGAACCCCGCTGCGGCGGGTGCCTACATCACCTCAGGATTTGGATGGCGCCCGACTCCCTCCGGCACGATCGATTACGGGGGTGCCGGCGGGTACCTCCACGCTGGCATCGATTACGGGTTCGGCGGCGCCTGCGGACGGCCGATCTACGCGGCCGCGAGCGGCGAGGTCTGGTTTGCGGGCTGGGGCGGAAGCTCTGGCAACAAGGTCACGGTGAGCCACGGGGTGATCAACGGCAACGCCTTGGCGACGAACTACCATCACATGTCCGGATTCGCGGTCTCCAACGGCCAAAGTGTTTCGCGGGGCCAGGTCATTGGTTATGTCGGCACAACGGGCAATTCGACCGGCTGCCACCTGCATTTCGAGACGATTCTCAACGGGCAGGCCGTCAACCCACTGGGCTTGCTCTGA